The following DNA comes from Chrysiogenia bacterium.
ATGGCGAGGCCAAGGGCGGTTCGGACCTGAACTTCGGCTCGTACGGCCTGAAGGCCACCGAGCCCGAGCGCGTCACCGCGCGCCAGATCGAAGCCGCCCGCCGGGCGATCACGCGCCACATGAAGCGTCAGGGCCGGGTCTGGATCCGCGTCTTCCCGGACGTGCCGGTGTCCTCCAAGCCGACCGAAGTGCGGATGGGTAAGGGCAAGGGCTCGGTCGATTACTGGGCGGCCAAGGTCAAGCCGGGCCGCATCATGTTCGAGATCGACGGCGTGAGCGAGGTCATCGCCCGCGAGGCCCTGCGCCTCGGCGCGATGAAGCTCCCGGTCACCACCCGGATCGTCCAGCGCGAAGACTGGTAAG
Coding sequences within:
- the rplP gene encoding 50S ribosomal protein L16; amino-acid sequence: GEAKGGSDLNFGSYGLKATEPERVTARQIEAARRAITRHMKRQGRVWIRVFPDVPVSSKPTEVRMGKGKGSVDYWAAKVKPGRIMFEIDGVSEVIAREALRLGAMKLPVTTRIVQREDW